One Oncorhynchus nerka isolate Pitt River linkage group LG5, Oner_Uvic_2.0, whole genome shotgun sequence genomic window carries:
- the LOC115129542 gene encoding H/ACA ribonucleoprotein complex subunit 1: MSFRGGGGRGGRGGGFNRGGGGGYGGGGGGYGGGGGGGYGGRGGGGGFRGGGRGGRGGFQDYGPPEYVVALGEFMHPCEDEIVCKCVTEENKVPYFNAPVYLENKEQIGKVDEIFGQLRDFYFSVKLSDNMKASSFKKLQKFYVDPMKLLPLQRFLPRPPGEKGPPRGGRGGRGGRGGPRGGGFRGGRGGGDRGGFGRGGFGGGRGGGFRGRGGGGGRGFRGGR; the protein is encoded by the exons ATGTCCTTccgaggaggaggtggaagagggggCCGTGGTGGCGGATTCAAccgtggtggtggaggaggatacggtggtggtggaggaggatacggtggtggtggtggaggaggatatGGGGGTCGAGGTGGCGGCGGCGGTTTCCGAGGTGGTGGACGAGGAGGTCGAGGGGGCTTCCAAGACTATGGCCCTCCAGAATATGTGGTTg CATTAGGAGAATTCATGCACCCCTGTGAGGATGAAATTGTGTGCAAGTGTGTAACTGAGGAGAACAAAGTTCCCTACTTCAATGCACCCGTGTACTTGGAAAACAAGGAGCAAATCGGGAAAGTGGATGAAATCTTCGGCCAACTACGTGACTTT TATTTCTCTGTTAAACTCTCAGATAATATGAAGGCATCCTCATTCAAGAAACTACAGAAG TTCTATGTAGACCCAATGAAACTCCTACCACTCCAGAGGTTCCTTCCCAGGCCCCCGGGTGAGAAGGGTCCCCCAAGGGGAGGCAGAGGAGGTCGAGGTGGAAGAGGAGGTCCCCGTGGAG GTGGATTCCGTGGTGGCAGAGGGGGTGGTGACCGTGGTGGATTTGGCAGAGGTGGTTTTGGTGGTGGTCGAGGAGGGGGATtcagaggtagaggaggtggcggtggACGAGGATTCAGGG GTGGGAGATGA
- the LOC115129543 gene encoding alcohol dehydrogenase class-2 isozyme 1-like isoform X1 → MYRNFLVAMLCNALHLRFVKQQQQQPWGDSQLEEVIMNTESQVIKCKPAVAWEHGKPLSIERVEVAPPRAHKVCIKQVECATLTRGTSMRLVYACIPLVLGHKGSGVVEGVSPGVSKFSPGLSSVYHPHLVTTQLMGSNALRRK, encoded by the exons ATGTACCGCAATTTTCTTGTTGCCATGTTGTGCAATGCTCTTCACCTCCGCTTtgtcaaacaacaacaacaacagccttGGGGCG ACTCACAACTGGAAGAAGTTATAATGAACACCGAGAGCCAG GTGATCAAGTGCAAGCCAGCAGTAGCGTGGGAGCATGGCAAACCCCTGTCTATTGAGAGGGTGGAGGTTGCCCCACCTAGGGCTCACAAAGTGTGCATAAAG CAAGTGGAATGTGCCACACTGACTAGGGGTACCTCTATGAGACTGGTGTATGCATGCATCCCACTGGTTCTGGGCCACAAGGGGTCAGGCGTGGTGGAAGGTGTCAGCCCTGGAGTCTCCAAATTCTCACCAG ggctatcttctgtgtaccacccccaccttgtcacaacacaactgatgggctcaaacgcattgagaaggaaataa
- the LOC115129543 gene encoding alcohol dehydrogenase class-2 isozyme 1-like isoform X2, translated as MYRNFLVAMLCNALHLRFVKQQQQQPWGDSQLEEVIMNTESQVIKCKPAVAWEHGKPLSIERVEVAPPRAHKVCIKQVECATLTRGTSMRLVYACIPLVLGHKGSGVVEGVSPGVSKFSPGLNVMSRQLKDSITLFV; from the exons ATGTACCGCAATTTTCTTGTTGCCATGTTGTGCAATGCTCTTCACCTCCGCTTtgtcaaacaacaacaacaacagccttGGGGCG ACTCACAACTGGAAGAAGTTATAATGAACACCGAGAGCCAG GTGATCAAGTGCAAGCCAGCAGTAGCGTGGGAGCATGGCAAACCCCTGTCTATTGAGAGGGTGGAGGTTGCCCCACCTAGGGCTCACAAAGTGTGCATAAAG CAAGTGGAATGTGCCACACTGACTAGGGGTACCTCTATGAGACTGGTGTATGCATGCATCCCACTGGTTCTGGGCCACAAGGGGTCAGGCGTGGTGGAAGGTGTCAGCCCTGGAGTCTCCAAATTCTCACCAG GCTTAAATGTGATGTCAAGACAATTAAAGGATTCCATAACCCTCTTCGTGTAG
- the LOC115129543 gene encoding alcohol dehydrogenase class-2 isozyme 1-like isoform X3: protein MNTESQVIKCKPAVAWEHGKPLSIERVEVAPPRAHKVCIKQVECATLTRGTSMRLVYACIPLVLGHKGSGVVEGVSPGVSKFSPGLSSVYHPHLVTTQLMGSNALRRK from the exons ATGAACACCGAGAGCCAG GTGATCAAGTGCAAGCCAGCAGTAGCGTGGGAGCATGGCAAACCCCTGTCTATTGAGAGGGTGGAGGTTGCCCCACCTAGGGCTCACAAAGTGTGCATAAAG CAAGTGGAATGTGCCACACTGACTAGGGGTACCTCTATGAGACTGGTGTATGCATGCATCCCACTGGTTCTGGGCCACAAGGGGTCAGGCGTGGTGGAAGGTGTCAGCCCTGGAGTCTCCAAATTCTCACCAG ggctatcttctgtgtaccacccccaccttgtcacaacacaactgatgggctcaaacgcattgagaaggaaataa